The Chitinophagaceae bacterium genome includes the window ATTTTCTTTTGAGAGAACTCGTAATTTTCTGTCCGCTATCAATGCTCTTTCAAAATCCAGTTCGTTTTTAATTTTTCCATCCTCAATCAGTTTTGATATGTCAAATTGTGTTTTCATAATTCAATTTTTAAATCCAATCGTTAGCCTTTAACCACTTTTTTATTGTGTTTCTATTGTTCTTAAATGTCGCTTCATATTCCTGATGCGTACCTGCCCAAACAACAGCAGCTTCACCATCTTCAAACTCAATCAAAATCATCGTTCTGTGAATACTGATGTTAAAAAAATAAAATCCATCGCTATGTACATTGTCCGCATCTGCTCTTGTTTTATATAGTTCGGCTTGATCTTTCCAATCATTATCATCA containing:
- a CDS encoding type II toxin-antitoxin system HigB family toxin — protein: MRLINKKILEKLKRKNKGNVPLTKSIDKLIKDIDDNDWKDQAELYKTRADADNVHSDGFYFFNISIHRTMILIEFEDGEAAVVWAGTHQEYEATFKNNRNTIKKWLKANDWI